The bacterium BMS3Abin14 genome has a window encoding:
- the rnfA gene encoding electron transport complex protein RnfA: MKTLFLIIIGTVFVNNFVLARFLGLCPFMGVSKRIETATGMGMAVVFVMTVASSVTWNIQEYLLVPFQLVYLQTIMFILVIAALVQFVEMFIRKVSPALYESLGIFLPLITTNCAVLGVALLTVQKNLGFFSTITFAFGSSLGFTLALVLMAGIRERMELADIPGPFKGTASAFITAGILSLAFMGFSGMVK, from the coding sequence GTGAAAACACTTTTTCTGATTATCATCGGGACGGTCTTCGTCAACAACTTCGTCCTGGCTCGGTTCCTGGGCCTTTGCCCGTTCATGGGCGTTTCCAAAAGGATCGAAACCGCCACCGGTATGGGTATGGCGGTGGTCTTTGTCATGACCGTGGCATCGTCCGTGACATGGAACATCCAGGAGTACCTGCTTGTCCCCTTCCAGCTTGTATATCTTCAGACCATAATGTTTATCCTTGTCATCGCCGCCCTGGTGCAGTTTGTGGAAATGTTCATCCGTAAAGTGAGCCCGGCGCTCTACGAATCCCTTGGGATATTCCTGCCCCTGATCACTACCAACTGCGCCGTTCTTGGCGTGGCGCTGCTTACTGTCCAGAAGAACCTCGGTTTCTTCTCGACCATTACCTTCGCATTCGGTTCCTCACTCGGATTTACCTTGGCCCTCGTTCTCATGGCCGGCATCAGGGAACGGATGGAACTGGCCGACATCCCCGGACCGTTCAAGGGGACGGCGTCAGCCTTCATCACCGCCGGTATCCTGTCACTTGCCTTCATGGGTTTCTCCGGGATGGTAAAGTAA